The Halorientalis sp. IM1011 genome window below encodes:
- a CDS encoding cation:proton antiporter: protein MNEFTPSLRPLAAVLVPAIAIVPILLSGRRPNLRESWTVLAALGAFGIVASMVPGVLSGTVYRTELGTFLPGVEFALQADALGILFGLLASLLWVITSFYSMGYMRGLDEHDQTRYFAAFAASVASAVGVAFAGNLFVIFVFYELLTVATYPLVAHDETDEARAAGRKYLTYTFGGGVAVFAGAVLVFWLTGMGTGAATTAFTPGGIASLANADPMVARVAFALLAGGFGVKAALMPLHSWLPDAMVAPTPVSGLLHAVAVVKSGVFGIARVVLDVFGPGLVGEIGMGTILAAVAAFTLVVASIIALRQDNLKRRLAFSTVSQLSYIVLGLAVGAAAAGSGSTDAAAYALVGGLLHIPAHAFMKLTLFFCAGALHVETHTDDISNMAGIGHRMPLTMGAFAVAAAGMAGIPLVAGFVSKYFLLIGTVSAGGLVFTAALLISGVLNIAYFWPVVYTAFFEKPTEGDPKPLVEGPLGGRFAGTDPGSAHATATDGGSRRDDARGPLPDGGDEGDPDDHGFARNHEGQGIRDEIDAAEQLHHEHGPDERIDWEHSRWTGEESTWLMLGPICFAAAGSVALGIVPDAAVFLEIVRLIVENVTGVVV from the coding sequence ATGAACGAATTCACACCTTCACTCCGACCGCTCGCGGCGGTACTGGTGCCCGCAATCGCCATCGTTCCGATCCTGCTGTCGGGCCGACGGCCCAACCTCCGGGAGTCTTGGACGGTGCTGGCCGCGCTGGGCGCGTTCGGCATCGTCGCCAGCATGGTTCCGGGGGTTCTCTCCGGGACCGTCTACCGGACCGAACTGGGGACCTTCCTCCCCGGCGTCGAGTTCGCGCTTCAGGCCGACGCGCTCGGCATCCTCTTCGGCCTGCTGGCCAGCCTGCTGTGGGTCATCACGAGTTTCTACTCGATGGGGTACATGCGCGGGCTGGACGAACACGACCAGACGCGCTACTTCGCGGCGTTCGCCGCCAGCGTCGCCTCCGCAGTGGGGGTCGCGTTCGCCGGCAACCTGTTCGTCATCTTCGTGTTCTACGAACTGCTGACGGTGGCGACCTACCCGCTGGTCGCCCACGACGAGACCGACGAGGCCCGCGCCGCCGGCCGGAAGTACCTGACCTACACCTTCGGCGGCGGCGTCGCCGTCTTCGCCGGCGCGGTGCTGGTCTTCTGGCTCACGGGCATGGGCACGGGCGCTGCCACGACCGCGTTCACCCCCGGCGGCATCGCGAGCCTCGCCAACGCCGACCCGATGGTCGCCCGCGTCGCCTTCGCCCTGCTCGCGGGCGGGTTCGGCGTCAAGGCCGCGCTGATGCCGCTGCACTCCTGGCTCCCGGACGCGATGGTCGCGCCGACGCCCGTCTCCGGCCTGCTCCATGCGGTCGCGGTCGTCAAGTCCGGCGTGTTCGGCATCGCTCGCGTCGTGCTGGACGTGTTCGGCCCCGGACTCGTCGGCGAGATCGGAATGGGGACGATCCTCGCCGCCGTCGCCGCCTTTACCCTCGTCGTGGCGAGTATCATCGCGCTCCGGCAGGACAACCTCAAGCGCCGGCTCGCCTTTTCGACGGTGAGCCAGCTCTCCTACATCGTTCTCGGGCTGGCGGTCGGTGCAGCGGCCGCGGGCTCCGGGTCGACCGACGCCGCCGCCTACGCGCTGGTCGGCGGCCTCCTGCACATCCCCGCCCACGCGTTCATGAAGCTCACCCTCTTCTTCTGTGCCGGCGCGCTCCACGTCGAGACCCACACCGACGACATCTCCAACATGGCCGGCATCGGCCACCGCATGCCCCTCACCATGGGGGCGTTCGCCGTCGCCGCGGCCGGGATGGCCGGCATCCCGCTCGTGGCGGGCTTCGTCAGCAAGTACTTCCTGCTGATCGGGACGGTCTCGGCCGGCGGCCTCGTCTTCACCGCCGCCCTGCTGATCTCGGGCGTCCTCAACATCGCGTACTTCTGGCCGGTGGTCTACACCGCCTTCTTCGAGAAACCGACCGAGGGCGACCCCAAACCGCTGGTCGAGGGACCGCTCGGCGGCCGGTTCGCCGGGACCGATCCCGGAAGCGCACACGCGACCGCGACCGACGGCGGCTCTCGGCGCGACGACGCCCGCGGCCCGCTACCCGACGGCGGCGACGAGGGTGATCCCGACGACCACGGCTTCGCCCGGAACCACGAAGGTCAGGGGATCCGAGACGAGATCGACGCGGCCGAACAGCTCCACCACGAACACGGCCC
- a CDS encoding monovalent cation/H+ antiporter subunit D family protein, whose product MTDLLPFLVALPLVASVVVLFVGLVRSETGWPIAALAGLGQFGLAGYLGYRALTAGRISYVVGGFRAPYGIELVIDGLSAAVIVLIAAVSLGVLVYARTAGPRGNPFYATYLLLVGGLTGVVVTADVFNMYVFIEISGLTAYALVASGDSGRSAVAALKYLIVGTVGASLYLLGVGYAYIGTGTLNMADLSTKLADPAIVGHDSVLATTAFAFIAIGLFIKTAVFPLHTWQPEAYAGSPDSVSGFISALVSTTFAYALIRISLTVFTPDFFAAVDPARTLLIVGAIVSIVAGSALAVSQSEIKRMLAYSSVSQFGLVLAGLAALNGTALIGAIVHLVGHAIMKGGLFLAAGLIATATGAREVHEYEGLSERMPYAAGAFAVLAFAMVGVPPAVGFVGKWYIAVGAVEAQLWPLAAVILLSTLLTLAYFARLVERMYFREPAAPDDHAEGETAADARPDAVVADGGRTSVGMYVVVVVAAVLAVTLGAAVVPFAELLEPTLDLLLP is encoded by the coding sequence TCCCCTTCCTCGTCGCCCTCCCGCTGGTGGCGTCGGTCGTCGTCCTCTTCGTGGGCCTCGTTCGCTCCGAGACCGGGTGGCCCATCGCCGCCTTGGCCGGCCTCGGCCAGTTCGGCCTCGCCGGCTACCTCGGCTACCGCGCGCTCACGGCCGGCCGCATCAGCTACGTCGTGGGCGGGTTCCGGGCCCCCTACGGGATCGAACTCGTGATCGACGGCCTCTCCGCGGCGGTGATCGTGCTGATCGCGGCCGTCTCACTCGGCGTCCTCGTCTACGCCCGCACCGCTGGCCCGCGCGGGAACCCGTTCTACGCGACCTACCTCTTGCTCGTCGGCGGCCTGACCGGTGTCGTCGTCACCGCCGACGTGTTCAACATGTACGTCTTCATCGAGATCTCCGGACTCACCGCCTACGCGCTGGTCGCCAGCGGTGACTCGGGCCGGTCGGCGGTCGCCGCGCTGAAGTACCTCATCGTCGGCACCGTCGGCGCGTCGCTGTACCTGCTCGGCGTCGGCTACGCCTACATCGGGACGGGGACGCTCAACATGGCCGACCTGTCGACGAAGCTGGCGGATCCGGCGATCGTCGGCCACGACTCCGTGTTGGCGACGACCGCCTTCGCCTTCATCGCTATCGGACTCTTCATCAAGACCGCCGTCTTCCCGCTGCACACCTGGCAGCCCGAGGCCTACGCCGGCTCGCCCGACAGCGTCAGCGGGTTCATCTCCGCGCTGGTCTCGACGACCTTCGCGTACGCCTTGATCCGCATCTCGCTGACCGTGTTCACGCCCGACTTCTTCGCCGCAGTCGACCCCGCCCGGACGCTGCTGATCGTCGGTGCCATCGTCAGCATCGTCGCCGGCAGCGCGCTCGCGGTCTCCCAATCCGAGATCAAGCGGATGCTCGCGTACTCGTCGGTCTCGCAGTTCGGCCTCGTGCTCGCGGGGCTCGCGGCCCTGAACGGAACCGCGCTGATCGGCGCGATCGTCCACCTCGTCGGCCACGCGATCATGAAGGGCGGCCTGTTCCTCGCGGCGGGGCTCATCGCGACTGCCACCGGCGCGCGCGAAGTCCACGAGTACGAGGGGCTGAGCGAGCGGATGCCCTACGCCGCCGGCGCGTTCGCGGTGCTGGCCTTCGCGATGGTCGGCGTTCCGCCCGCGGTCGGGTTCGTCGGGAAGTGGTACATCGCCGTCGGGGCCGTCGAGGCCCAGCTGTGGCCGCTGGCCGCGGTCATCCTCCTCTCGACGCTGTTGACGCTGGCCTATTTCGCCCGGCTCGTCGAGCGGATGTACTTCCGCGAACCGGCCGCGCCCGACGACCACGCCGAGGGTGAGACGGCCGCCGACGCTCGGCCGGACGCGGTGGTCGCCGACGGCGGGCGAACCTCCGTCGGGATGTACGTGGTGGTCGTCGTGGCCGCCGTCCTCGCGGTGACGCTCGGCGCTGCCGTCGTTCCGTTCGCCGAACTGCTCGAACCGACGCTCGATCTACTCCTGCCATGA